The Vibrio chagasii genome includes a region encoding these proteins:
- the rseP gene encoding sigma E protease regulator RseP translates to MSGILWNFASFIIALGILVAVHEFGHFWVARRCGVKVEKFSIGFGKSIWSKVGRDGTEYSLSVIPLGGYVKMLDGRVDDLSEDEQQYAFDKKPLWKRTAIVGAGPAFNFIFAVFAYWLVFLIGVPAVKPVIGEVTPQSIAAQAGIETGMELKSISGIKTADWESVNMGLISHIGDQSMTVTVSSQDDIGFEQQLTLDISDWSFNPETESAMTTLGFRPYSPEISTVLAQVIDDGAAYSAGLEAGDQIVEINGQPIEQWQSVVELIRSNPMTPLDVVVSRNGSEQSLVMIPKSRELSDGSTIGYAGIAPEVAEWPEDYRFELQFGVIESVGKAFDKTGQIIGLTLTMLKKLIVGDVGLNNLSGPISIAKGAGTTADYGLVYFLGFLALISVNLGIINLVPLPMLDGGHLLFFAIEAVTRKPVPEKVQEMGYRVGGAILFSLMALAIFNDFTRL, encoded by the coding sequence ATGAGTGGAATTCTGTGGAACTTCGCATCTTTTATCATAGCGCTTGGCATTCTGGTCGCGGTTCATGAGTTTGGACATTTCTGGGTTGCTCGTCGTTGCGGTGTAAAAGTTGAAAAATTCTCGATTGGTTTTGGTAAATCAATCTGGAGCAAAGTTGGCCGTGACGGTACAGAATACAGCTTGTCCGTTATTCCACTGGGCGGCTACGTAAAAATGCTCGATGGTCGTGTCGATGACCTATCAGAAGACGAGCAGCAGTACGCGTTTGATAAAAAGCCATTGTGGAAACGAACCGCGATTGTTGGCGCAGGACCAGCGTTTAACTTCATCTTTGCTGTGTTTGCATATTGGTTAGTATTTCTGATCGGTGTGCCTGCGGTTAAGCCCGTGATTGGTGAGGTAACTCCACAATCTATTGCTGCACAAGCCGGAATTGAAACTGGAATGGAACTTAAATCTATTTCGGGAATCAAAACCGCAGATTGGGAATCAGTCAATATGGGTTTGATATCGCATATTGGTGATCAATCGATGACAGTAACGGTGTCTTCGCAAGACGATATCGGCTTTGAGCAGCAATTGACGTTGGATATTTCAGACTGGTCGTTCAACCCAGAAACTGAATCTGCGATGACAACGCTTGGCTTTAGACCATACTCTCCAGAGATCTCGACAGTGCTGGCTCAAGTGATTGATGATGGTGCTGCATACTCTGCTGGTCTGGAAGCGGGCGACCAAATTGTTGAAATTAATGGTCAACCAATTGAGCAGTGGCAATCAGTGGTTGAGTTAATTCGCTCGAACCCAATGACACCATTAGACGTTGTCGTATCAAGAAACGGCAGTGAGCAATCACTCGTGATGATACCGAAAAGCCGCGAGCTTTCTGATGGTTCAACAATCGGCTATGCGGGTATTGCTCCGGAAGTCGCAGAATGGCCAGAAGATTATCGCTTTGAGTTACAATTTGGTGTAATTGAGTCTGTAGGAAAAGCATTTGATAAAACAGGTCAAATCATTGGCCTGACGCTTACTATGCTGAAAAAGCTCATCGTTGGTGATGTTGGCTTAAATAACTTAAGTGGCCCGATTTCAATTGCTAAAGGCGCAGGTACAACCGCTGATTACGGTTTGGTTTACTTCCTAGGCTTTTTAGCTCTGATCAGTGTTAACTTGGGTATTATTAATTTGGTTCCGCTGCCTATGCTTGATGGCGGACATTTGCTCTTTTTCGCTATTGAGGCCGTTACTCGTAAACCAGTCCCTGAGAAAGTTCAGGAGATGGGTTACAGAGTGGGAGGGGCGATCCTCTTCTCTTTAATGGCTCTGGCAATATTTAACGATTTTACTCGTCTGTGA
- the bamA gene encoding outer membrane protein assembly factor BamA: MAIKQILFASLLATSVAANGAQNFVVQDIKIEGLQRVALGAALLKMPVRIGDEVDESDVSEIIRALYASGNFEDVKVLRDEGVLIVQVKERPTIASISFSGNKAIKEEQLQQNLDASGVREGEALDRTTLSNIEKGLEDFYYSVGKYNATVKAVVTPLPRNRSDLKFVFTEGVSAKIQQINFIGNEVFTDEELLSRFNLNVDVAWWNFLADEKYQKQVLAGDIEALKSYYLDRGYLKFKVDSTQVAISPDKKGVYITLGLDEGEAYAVKDVSFRGELIGREADFEALVPFEDGDTYNGSSVTSLEEGVKRILGESGYAYPQVRTIPEFNDETKEVSLVINVEAGSRIYVRDIRFTGNNSTKDEVLRREMRQMEGSWLNSKSIDTGKSRLNRLGFFETVDVQTVRVPGSEDQVDLVYNVKEANSGSINFGVGYGTESGVSFQVGLQQDNFAGSGNRVGVSAMMNDYQKNVSLDYRDPYWNLDGVSLGGKIFYNEFEASEAGIVDYTNQSYGTSLTWGFPMDELNRIEFGVGYTHNKIGNVPTYIQVEQFARSIDQYGDENILTDDFDINISWTRNNLNRGFFPTEGNHQRAFAKMTVPGSDAQYFKMQYDVKHYIPLTKKHEFTLLMRGRLGYGNGYGQTDGNDNLFPFYENYYAGGFTTLRGFGSNSAGPKAVYGSSTGNNPTYDTATDDSVGGNAVALASLELIVPTPFASDEARSQIRTSVFFDMASVWDTEFVDRGAPNSGGQYYYDYSDPTNYRSSYGAALQWMSPMGPLVFSLAKPIKIYEGDDEEFFTFTIGRTF; encoded by the coding sequence ATGGCGATTAAGCAAATTCTGTTCGCAAGTCTATTAGCCACCAGTGTGGCGGCGAACGGAGCACAAAACTTTGTAGTTCAAGATATCAAGATCGAAGGTTTACAGCGTGTTGCACTTGGTGCAGCTCTACTGAAAATGCCAGTACGTATTGGCGATGAAGTAGATGAAAGCGATGTTTCTGAGATCATCCGTGCATTGTACGCTTCGGGTAACTTTGAAGACGTTAAAGTCCTTCGCGATGAAGGTGTATTGATTGTTCAAGTGAAAGAACGACCAACCATCGCAAGTATCTCTTTCTCGGGCAATAAAGCGATTAAAGAAGAACAACTTCAGCAGAACCTAGATGCATCAGGTGTTCGTGAGGGTGAAGCTCTTGACCGTACTACGCTAAGTAATATTGAGAAAGGTCTTGAGGACTTTTACTACAGTGTTGGTAAGTACAACGCGACAGTAAAAGCGGTTGTAACACCTCTGCCACGTAACCGTTCTGACCTTAAATTTGTATTTACTGAAGGCGTTTCCGCTAAGATTCAGCAAATTAACTTTATCGGTAACGAAGTGTTTACTGATGAAGAACTGCTTAGCCGCTTCAACCTCAATGTAGATGTGGCTTGGTGGAACTTCCTAGCGGATGAAAAATACCAGAAGCAAGTGCTTGCTGGTGATATTGAAGCGCTTAAATCTTACTACCTTGACCGCGGTTACCTGAAATTTAAGGTTGACTCTACGCAGGTGGCGATCTCTCCAGATAAGAAAGGCGTTTATATTACTCTTGGTCTAGATGAAGGCGAAGCTTACGCAGTTAAAGACGTATCATTCCGTGGTGAGCTTATTGGCCGCGAAGCTGATTTTGAAGCGCTTGTGCCATTTGAAGATGGCGATACCTACAACGGCTCTTCTGTAACTTCACTAGAAGAAGGCGTTAAGCGTATTCTTGGCGAGTCAGGTTATGCGTATCCGCAAGTTCGTACGATTCCAGAATTCAATGACGAAACCAAAGAAGTTTCATTGGTTATTAACGTAGAAGCGGGTAGCCGTATCTACGTGCGTGACATTCGTTTTACAGGTAACAACTCGACAAAAGATGAAGTGCTACGTCGTGAAATGCGTCAAATGGAAGGCAGCTGGCTTAACTCTAAATCGATTGATACCGGTAAGAGCCGTCTTAACCGTCTAGGTTTCTTCGAAACTGTCGATGTACAAACCGTTCGTGTTCCAGGCAGCGAAGACCAAGTTGATTTGGTTTACAACGTTAAAGAAGCAAACTCAGGTAGCATCAACTTTGGTGTCGGCTACGGTACTGAATCTGGTGTGAGTTTCCAAGTTGGCCTTCAACAAGACAACTTTGCGGGCTCTGGTAACCGCGTTGGCGTAAGTGCCATGATGAACGATTACCAAAAAAACGTGAGCTTAGACTACCGTGACCCATACTGGAACCTAGATGGTGTGAGCTTAGGCGGTAAGATCTTCTACAACGAGTTTGAAGCATCTGAAGCAGGTATCGTCGACTATACCAACCAAAGTTATGGTACGAGCTTAACCTGGGGTTTCCCTATGGATGAGCTGAACCGCATTGAGTTCGGTGTTGGCTATACGCACAACAAGATCGGTAACGTACCGACTTATATCCAGGTTGAACAGTTTGCGAGAAGTATCGACCAATACGGTGATGAGAACATCTTAACTGATGATTTCGATATCAATATTTCTTGGACGCGTAACAACTTGAACCGTGGTTTCTTCCCAACAGAGGGTAACCACCAACGTGCTTTCGCTAAAATGACGGTACCAGGCTCTGATGCTCAGTACTTCAAAATGCAGTACGATGTAAAACATTACATCCCGCTGACCAAAAAGCATGAGTTCACTCTATTGATGCGCGGCCGATTAGGCTATGGTAATGGTTATGGTCAAACGGATGGGAACGATAACTTGTTCCCATTCTACGAGAACTACTATGCGGGTGGTTTTACAACCCTACGTGGTTTTGGCTCTAACTCGGCAGGTCCAAAAGCCGTTTACGGCAGCAGCACGGGTAACAACCCAACCTACGACACCGCTACTGACGATTCAGTAGGTGGTAACGCGGTTGCTTTGGCAAGTTTAGAGTTAATCGTACCTACGCCGTTTGCTTCTGATGAAGCTCGCAGCCAAATTCGTACCAGTGTCTTCTTCGATATGGCAAGTGTATGGGATACCGAGTTCGTAGACCGTGGCGCACCTAACAGTGGCGGCCAGTACTACTACGATTACTCTGATCCAACGAATTACCGTTCATCTTATGGTGCCGCTCTTCAATGGATGTCACCGATGGGCCCATTGGTTTTCTCTCTAGCGAAACCAATTAAAATTTACGAAGGTGATGATGAGGAATTCTTCACATTCACCATTGGCAGAACTTTCTAA
- the ispC gene encoding 1-deoxy-D-xylulose-5-phosphate reductoisomerase, producing the protein MRNLTILGATGSIGASTLKVVEQNPDLYSVVALAAGSNVEKMLALVEKWQPSYVAMACPDAASQLADTLSINHPNIQVLSGSEGMCKVASLDEVDTVMAAIVGAAGLLPTMAAVKAGKRILLANKEALVMSGQLFIDAVEKYGAELLPVDSEHNAIFQCLPQIVQTNLGHCDLEANGINHILLTGSGGPFRYTDVAELESVTPERAIAHPNWSMGPKISVDSATMMNKGLEYIEAKWLFNASQEQLKVIIHPQSVIHSMVQYKDGSVLAQMGEPDMATPISLTMSYPERTEAGVKPLDFTKVGELTFLEPDFNRYPCLKLAIEACYLGQHATTAINAANEIAVDAFLNNQVKFTDIAVINEHVMSKVCEQHNSEGLDSLESLLELDNMSRQIAIQFIKEQLA; encoded by the coding sequence ATGCGAAATCTAACTATCCTAGGCGCAACTGGCTCAATTGGTGCAAGTACACTAAAAGTCGTTGAGCAAAACCCAGATCTTTATTCAGTCGTTGCGCTGGCTGCTGGCTCGAATGTTGAAAAGATGCTGGCATTAGTAGAAAAGTGGCAACCAAGCTATGTTGCTATGGCTTGTCCTGATGCTGCATCTCAGCTCGCTGACACCTTGTCTATCAATCACCCTAATATCCAAGTACTCTCAGGCTCTGAAGGCATGTGTAAGGTTGCCTCTTTGGATGAAGTGGATACGGTGATGGCTGCGATTGTTGGCGCGGCAGGCTTGCTTCCAACTATGGCAGCAGTTAAAGCGGGTAAGCGTATTCTCTTGGCAAATAAAGAAGCCTTGGTGATGTCTGGACAGCTGTTTATCGATGCTGTGGAAAAGTACGGTGCAGAACTTCTTCCTGTAGATAGTGAACACAATGCTATCTTCCAATGCTTGCCACAAATCGTCCAAACCAATCTAGGTCACTGTGATTTAGAAGCTAACGGCATTAACCATATCCTACTAACCGGTTCTGGTGGTCCTTTCCGTTATACCGACGTGGCTGAACTGGAATCCGTGACTCCTGAACGTGCTATTGCACACCCTAACTGGTCTATGGGACCTAAGATCTCAGTCGATTCTGCGACTATGATGAATAAAGGCCTTGAGTACATTGAGGCGAAGTGGCTATTTAATGCGTCTCAAGAGCAGCTAAAGGTGATTATCCACCCTCAGTCTGTGATCCATTCTATGGTTCAGTACAAGGATGGTTCAGTGCTTGCTCAAATGGGTGAACCAGATATGGCGACACCTATCTCACTGACGATGTCTTACCCTGAACGTACTGAAGCGGGTGTTAAGCCTCTGGATTTCACCAAAGTTGGTGAACTGACTTTCTTAGAGCCTGACTTCAACCGTTACCCATGTTTGAAATTAGCCATCGAAGCGTGTTACTTAGGCCAGCATGCAACGACAGCGATTAACGCAGCAAACGAAATTGCGGTCGACGCTTTCTTGAACAATCAGGTTAAATTTACCGATATTGCAGTCATTAACGAACATGTTATGAGCAAAGTATGTGAACAACATAACTCTGAAGGCTTAGATAGCTTGGAAAGCCTGCTTGAGCTAGATAATATGTCTCGTCAAATAGCCATTCAATTTATTAAAGAGCAGCTAGCATGA
- the tsf gene encoding translation elongation factor Ts — MATVTAALVKELRERTGAGMMECKKALVEANADIELAIENMRKSGAAKAAKKAGNVAAEGAIIIKEENGVAVLLEVNCQTDFVAKDASFTAFAEEVAADAVATQASVEELQAKFEETRVALVAKIGENINIRRVAYVQGAALASYRHGEKIGVVVAGEGEAETLKHVAMHVAASRPEFVNPEDVPADVVAKEKEVQVEIAMNEGKPQEIAEKMVIGRMKKFTGEISLTGQAFIMEPKKTVGEILKEKGAAVSNFVRLEVGEGIEKAAEMSFADEVAAVQKG; from the coding sequence ATGGCAACTGTAACTGCTGCTCTAGTTAAAGAACTTCGCGAGCGCACTGGCGCTGGCATGATGGAATGTAAGAAAGCGCTTGTAGAAGCAAACGCTGACATCGAACTAGCAATTGAAAACATGCGTAAATCTGGCGCAGCGAAAGCAGCTAAGAAAGCTGGTAACGTTGCTGCTGAAGGCGCAATCATCATCAAAGAAGAGAACGGTGTAGCTGTTCTTCTTGAAGTTAACTGCCAAACTGACTTCGTAGCAAAAGATGCTAGCTTCACTGCATTCGCAGAAGAAGTAGCAGCTGACGCAGTAGCTACTCAAGCTTCTGTAGAAGAGCTACAAGCTAAGTTCGAAGAAACTCGCGTTGCTCTAGTTGCAAAAATCGGCGAAAACATCAACATCCGTCGTGTAGCATACGTACAAGGTGCTGCTCTAGCTTCTTACCGTCACGGTGAGAAAATCGGTGTTGTTGTAGCTGGTGAAGGCGAAGCTGAAACTCTTAAGCACGTTGCTATGCACGTAGCTGCTTCTCGTCCTGAGTTTGTTAACCCAGAAGACGTACCAGCAGACGTAGTTGCTAAAGAGAAAGAAGTTCAAGTTGAAATCGCTATGAACGAAGGCAAGCCTCAAGAGATCGCTGAGAAAATGGTTATCGGCCGTATGAAGAAATTCACGGGCGAAATCTCTCTAACAGGTCAAGCTTTCATCATGGAACCTAAGAAAACTGTTGGCGAAATCCTTAAAGAAAAAGGCGCTGCAGTATCTAACTTCGTACGTCTAGAAGTTGGTGAAGGTATCGAGAAAGCTGCTGAAATGAGCTTCGCTGACGAAGTTGCAGCGGTACAAAAAGGTTAA
- a CDS encoding isoprenyl transferase, whose translation MHNSQAFTDSLPKHIAVIMDGNGRWAKAQGKPRVFGHKNGVQAVRKTISSAARLGIKAVTLFAFSSENWRRPEEEVGILMELFISVLSSEVKKLHKNNLQLRVIGDKSRFNDRLQKKIEEAEALTSTNTGMVINIAANYGGKWDIQQAMTSIAQQVKSGDINVEDIDEAMITQHLTMADIPEVDLLIRTSGECRISNFMLWQLAYAEMYFTEQFWPDFNEDSLVEAVTWFVNRERRFGCTGEQIKALMDS comes from the coding sequence ATGCATAATTCTCAAGCGTTCACAGACTCTCTTCCTAAACACATTGCTGTCATTATGGACGGTAATGGTCGCTGGGCAAAAGCTCAGGGCAAGCCTCGCGTCTTTGGTCATAAAAACGGTGTTCAAGCCGTTCGCAAAACCATCTCTTCTGCTGCCAGACTCGGCATCAAAGCCGTTACACTTTTCGCATTCAGTAGCGAGAACTGGCGCCGACCAGAGGAAGAAGTGGGTATTTTGATGGAACTCTTTATCTCCGTGCTTTCAAGTGAAGTGAAAAAGCTCCATAAAAATAATCTACAACTTCGTGTTATTGGTGATAAAAGTCGTTTCAATGATCGACTACAAAAGAAAATAGAAGAAGCGGAAGCTTTGACTAGCACCAATACCGGTATGGTTATCAATATCGCCGCGAACTACGGTGGTAAGTGGGATATTCAGCAAGCGATGACTTCCATCGCTCAACAGGTAAAGTCTGGCGATATTAATGTAGAAGACATTGATGAAGCTATGATTACACAGCACCTGACAATGGCGGATATTCCAGAAGTTGATCTACTGATCCGTACCAGTGGTGAATGCCGCATTAGTAACTTTATGCTTTGGCAGTTGGCTTACGCCGAAATGTACTTTACTGAACAATTCTGGCCAGACTTTAATGAAGACAGCTTAGTAGAAGCTGTGACTTGGTTTGTAAATCGTGAGCGCCGTTTTGGCTGCACCGGTGAGCAGATTAAAGCTCTGATGGACAGTTAA
- the fabZ gene encoding 3-hydroxyacyl-ACP dehydratase FabZ — protein MTTEQTTMNITEIQELLPHRYPFLMVDRVTSFEKEKTLTAIKNVSVNEPQFTGHFPQLPVFPGVLILEAMAQATGLLAFKSFGAPSGNELYYFASVDKAKFRKPVVPGDQLVIEVEFLKERRGIASFNGVAKVDGEVVCSAELKCARREF, from the coding sequence TTGACTACTGAACAGACAACGATGAACATTACTGAAATTCAGGAACTATTACCTCATCGCTACCCATTCTTAATGGTTGATCGTGTGACTAGCTTTGAAAAAGAAAAAACACTGACTGCAATTAAGAATGTTTCTGTTAACGAGCCTCAGTTTACTGGCCACTTCCCTCAACTTCCTGTATTTCCTGGTGTGTTGATCCTAGAAGCGATGGCGCAAGCAACAGGCCTTCTTGCATTTAAATCTTTCGGTGCACCTTCTGGTAACGAGCTTTACTACTTCGCAAGTGTTGATAAAGCGAAATTCCGTAAGCCAGTAGTACCTGGTGACCAGCTGGTTATCGAAGTTGAATTCCTAAAAGAGCGTCGTGGCATCGCGTCATTTAACGGCGTTGCGAAAGTTGACGGCGAAGTAGTATGTTCAGCTGAA
- the lpxD gene encoding UDP-3-O-(3-hydroxymyristoyl)glucosamine N-acyltransferase, whose protein sequence is MKTLTLAELATITGGELHGDGTVTVSAVAPMDKAQEGNITFLSNVKYSKHLGDCKASAIMVKESERELCKTNVIVVSDPYVAFAKVAQALDTTPAPAADIADSASIASDATLGQNVSIGANAVIESGVVLGNDVIIGAGCFIGKNAKIGAGTKLWANVSIYHEVVIGEACLVQSSTVIGSDGFGYANEKGEWVKIPQVGSVRIGNRVEIGACTTIDRGALDDTVIEDNVIIDNQMQIAHNVHIGYGSALAGGTIIAGSTTIGKYCIVGGGTVINGHIEITDGVTITGMGMVMRSITEKGMYSSGIPLQPNKDWRKTATRVHRIDEMNKRLKTVEKLIEKSAES, encoded by the coding sequence ATGAAGACACTGACTTTAGCCGAATTGGCAACCATTACCGGGGGGGAGCTACATGGTGACGGTACTGTAACCGTTTCTGCTGTTGCTCCTATGGATAAAGCGCAAGAAGGCAACATTACGTTTCTTTCTAACGTTAAGTACAGCAAGCACCTAGGTGACTGTAAAGCGTCAGCGATTATGGTTAAAGAGAGTGAGCGCGAGCTGTGTAAGACTAACGTGATTGTGGTCAGTGACCCTTACGTTGCTTTTGCTAAAGTTGCTCAAGCGCTTGATACTACTCCAGCACCGGCTGCGGATATTGCTGACTCAGCTTCGATTGCGAGCGATGCAACACTTGGGCAAAATGTGTCTATTGGTGCGAACGCTGTGATTGAGTCTGGTGTTGTTCTTGGTAACGATGTGATCATCGGTGCGGGTTGCTTTATCGGTAAAAACGCCAAGATTGGCGCTGGCACTAAGCTGTGGGCTAACGTAAGCATTTATCATGAAGTGGTAATTGGTGAAGCTTGTTTGGTTCAATCAAGTACTGTGATTGGTTCTGATGGCTTTGGCTACGCGAACGAGAAAGGCGAGTGGGTTAAGATCCCTCAAGTCGGTTCTGTTCGCATTGGTAATCGCGTAGAGATCGGTGCGTGTACCACGATCGACCGTGGTGCGTTAGATGATACCGTTATTGAAGACAACGTTATCATTGATAACCAAATGCAAATCGCACACAACGTTCACATCGGATATGGTTCTGCTCTTGCGGGTGGTACTATCATCGCAGGCAGCACGACGATAGGTAAGTACTGTATTGTTGGTGGCGGCACTGTAATCAATGGTCACATTGAAATCACTGACGGCGTTACGATTACCGGTATGGGAATGGTAATGCGCAGCATCACTGAGAAAGGCATGTACTCTTCGGGTATTCCTTTACAGCCAAATAAAGATTGGCGTAAAACAGCAACGCGTGTTCATCGTATTGATGAAATGAACAAGCGTTTGAAAACCGTTGAAAAACTTATCGAGAAGAGCGCGGAATCATAA
- a CDS encoding phosphatidate cytidylyltransferase: MKQRIITALILAPLVILGIFELSLPTFILSLAVISLLGYWEWTQFVESKSRYLALIPTVVVSAASFAFIPFDAFSLNNLSSAHYAILTIGSIWWVIASGMAVTYPKSMPAWKDSSFLRHGFGVLTLLPFFWSVVILRANGIDVDPYHGAKLVMFVCLLVWAADSGAYFSGKSFGKRKMAPAVSPNKTIEGLIGGIITAVIVAWIFADLFNIQFSSPLHMIVITLVTVVISVLGDLVESMFKRVSGVKDSSNLIPGHGGILDRIDSLTAAFPVFALLYLAF, translated from the coding sequence TTGAAACAACGAATTATTACGGCGTTGATTTTAGCTCCCCTAGTTATTCTAGGAATTTTCGAGTTATCACTTCCTACGTTTATCCTTTCATTAGCGGTTATCTCGCTATTGGGTTACTGGGAATGGACTCAATTTGTTGAAAGCAAATCGCGTTATTTAGCGTTGATTCCAACGGTTGTGGTAAGTGCTGCAAGTTTTGCTTTTATCCCTTTTGATGCATTTAGCCTAAATAACTTATCGAGTGCTCACTACGCCATTTTAACGATTGGTTCAATTTGGTGGGTAATCGCAAGTGGTATGGCAGTGACTTATCCTAAGTCTATGCCAGCATGGAAAGACTCATCGTTTCTTCGTCATGGTTTTGGTGTACTAACTCTGCTGCCATTCTTTTGGAGTGTAGTGATTTTGCGCGCCAACGGTATTGACGTTGATCCTTACCATGGCGCAAAACTCGTGATGTTTGTGTGTCTTCTGGTATGGGCTGCAGACAGTGGCGCTTATTTCTCTGGTAAGAGCTTCGGTAAGCGTAAAATGGCACCAGCTGTTAGCCCGAACAAGACAATTGAAGGCCTGATTGGCGGTATCATCACCGCGGTGATTGTGGCTTGGATTTTTGCTGACTTGTTCAATATCCAATTCTCAAGCCCTCTACACATGATTGTGATTACGCTTGTGACCGTTGTTATCTCTGTTCTTGGTGACCTTGTTGAAAGCATGTTCAAGCGTGTTTCTGGGGTCAAAGACAGCAGTAATCTGATTCCTGGTCATGGTGGTATACTAGACAGAATCGATAGCTTAACGGCTGCATTCCCTGTCTTTGCTCTGCTTTACTTAGCATTCTAA
- a CDS encoding OmpH family outer membrane protein: protein MIKAAGLGLVVISSSFFATAAEAAQKVGYVNTAQVFQALPQREVVLQKMQEEFKDKAAELQSIQAEAKTKIEKLKRDGELLGPDEVEKLRIEVGQLDSKYKIKAQALEKASQRREAQEKQKLFKVIQDAVTKVAEKEGYDMIVDIQALQYGKPEYNISEKVIKELK from the coding sequence ATGATTAAAGCAGCAGGTTTAGGCCTTGTAGTTATTAGCTCTTCTTTCTTTGCAACAGCTGCTGAAGCTGCGCAAAAAGTGGGTTATGTAAACACTGCACAAGTATTCCAGGCTCTACCTCAGCGTGAAGTTGTTCTTCAAAAAATGCAGGAAGAGTTCAAAGACAAAGCGGCTGAGCTGCAAAGCATTCAAGCGGAAGCTAAGACTAAGATTGAAAAGCTTAAGCGTGATGGCGAGCTACTAGGTCCAGACGAAGTTGAGAAGCTTCGTATCGAAGTTGGTCAACTAGACAGCAAGTACAAAATCAAAGCTCAAGCTCTAGAAAAAGCAAGCCAACGTCGCGAAGCGCAAGAGAAGCAGAAGCTATTCAAAGTGATTCAAGATGCTGTAACGAAAGTTGCAGAGAAAGAAGGCTACGACATGATCGTTGATATTCAAGCGCTACAATACGGCAAGCCTGAATACAACATCTCTGAGAAAGTAATTAAAGAACTAAAATAA
- the pyrH gene encoding UMP kinase — translation MTTNPKPAYQRILLKLSGEALQGEEGFGIDPTILDRMAQEVKELVELGVQVGVVIGGGNLFRGAGLAEAGMNRVVGDHMGMLATVMNGLAMRDALHRAYVNARVMSAIPLKGVCDDYNWADAISQLRQGRVVIFSAGTGNPFFTTDSAACLRGIEIEADVVLKATKVDGVFTADPVANPDAELYDTLSYNTVLEKELKVMDLAAFTLARDHKMPIRVFNMNKPGALRRVVMGETEGTLISDAD, via the coding sequence ATGACTACGAACCCTAAACCAGCGTATCAACGTATTCTGTTAAAACTTAGCGGTGAAGCGCTACAAGGCGAAGAAGGTTTTGGTATTGACCCAACGATCCTTGATCGTATGGCTCAAGAAGTAAAAGAATTGGTTGAACTAGGCGTTCAAGTTGGTGTTGTTATCGGTGGCGGTAACCTGTTCCGTGGTGCTGGTCTTGCTGAAGCTGGCATGAACCGCGTTGTTGGCGACCACATGGGTATGCTTGCAACAGTAATGAACGGCCTTGCTATGCGTGATGCTCTGCACCGTGCTTACGTAAACGCACGTGTAATGTCTGCAATTCCTCTAAAAGGCGTGTGTGACGACTACAACTGGGCAGATGCAATCAGCCAACTACGTCAAGGTCGCGTTGTGATCTTCTCTGCTGGTACTGGTAACCCATTCTTCACTACTGACTCTGCTGCATGTCTACGTGGTATCGAAATCGAAGCTGACGTAGTTCTAAAAGCGACAAAAGTAGATGGTGTATTTACTGCTGACCCAGTAGCAAACCCAGACGCAGAGCTGTATGATACTTTGTCTTACAACACAGTTCTTGAGAAAGAGCTTAAAGTAATGGACTTGGCTGCATTTACGCTAGCACGTGATCACAAAATGCCAATCCGTGTATTTAACATGAATAAGCCAGGCGCACTACGTCGCGTGGTTATGGGTGAAACTGAAGGTACATTAATCAGCGACGCTGACTAA
- the frr gene encoding ribosome recycling factor: MINEIKKDAQERMEKSVDALRNSLQKIRTGRAHPSLLSGLTVEYYGAPTPLTQVANVIAEDARTLAITVFDKTLTPLVEKAIMTSDLGLNPMSAGTVIRVPLPPLTEERRKDLVKIVRGEAEGGRVAIRNIRRDANGDLKALLKDKEISEDEDRKAQDEIQKLTDAAVKNVDEVLATKEKELMEV, translated from the coding sequence GTGATTAACGAAATCAAAAAAGACGCTCAAGAGCGCATGGAAAAAAGTGTTGATGCACTAAGAAACAGCCTGCAAAAGATTCGTACAGGTCGTGCACACCCAAGCCTACTTTCTGGCCTTACAGTAGAGTACTACGGTGCACCAACGCCTTTGACTCAAGTTGCTAACGTTATTGCTGAAGACGCACGTACTCTAGCAATCACAGTGTTTGATAAAACGCTAACGCCTCTAGTTGAAAAAGCGATCATGACATCTGACCTAGGTCTAAACCCTATGTCTGCGGGTACGGTTATCCGTGTTCCACTTCCACCGCTAACCGAAGAGCGTCGTAAAGACCTAGTTAAAATCGTTCGTGGCGAAGCTGAAGGTGGCCGTGTTGCTATCCGTAACATCCGTCGTGACGCGAATGGCGATCTAAAAGCACTTCTTAAAGATAAAGAAATCTCTGAAGATGAAGATCGTAAAGCACAAGACGAAATTCAAAAGCTAACTGACGCTGCGGTTAAGAACGTAGACGAAGTTCTAGCAACTAAAGAAAAAGAGTTGATGGAAGTTTAA